From a region of the Chitinophaga caseinilytica genome:
- a CDS encoding TonB-dependent receptor, producing the protein MKMTAFLLLIGFLHVSGEALPQNITLVMNKAPLRKVFKEIRKQSGHLFLYDDKLINAGQKADVWLNNVPLKQALEQIFENTDLEFEIVEKNIVLRRQPLPVLRYFPAADTSVVPEVTGKVTDEKGEPLIGTTVIVKGSKQGGVADVNGVFRLRNVQKDAVLEFRFTGYANREVRLDGRSALSITMDIDNSKLEEVVVVGYGAQKKANLTGAVDQVSGKDMEDRPVTRISQALQGMVGNLNITSTSAGGAPNATQNINIRGYTGMGTTGAPLIVVDGVPGGDINAINPSDIESISIIKDAASAAIYGSSAPYGALLITTKQGRKGAAPRISYNNNLSWATPINLPQMLNSLEFAELYNEAFTNANRAKAFDDATIQRIKDYQNGTLKDETIKSPTANNWQSWGGGNANNDWFKIYFKDAAFSQQHNVGVTGGGNKSTYYIGLGYNDRAGMYNFGDDKFKRYNVRANMSSELTDWMAINLRSSFTREAFNSPNTYGNRTGGNYMHQIGRKWPTVPLMNPDGQYSETSDVLLHLNGGRLNRVKDGTFLTGEFVFNLAKGWTLTTNYTFDGFRQGETNHTKTVVQFLPDGTTSNIGGTFPNGFSRSDINNEHHVLNAYSSYERAIGKHNFKVLGGYIRELTSYTTFGASNSQLYSDNIPALNLAYGVSPSISDFVRKLAVEGFFGRANYSYDDKYLLEVNGRYDGASRFLKGFRWKFYPGVSAGWNLHKENFWQPLAKTVNSFKIRGSYGQLGDQAFIDDAIGAPNYYPFYPSLGTTRPTSTNWLFGGAQQAMVSQPGLVNNDLTWVTTTSLNLGIDAAFLENRLTATFDWYIRKANNFAGPSQILPQVLGTGVPSANNTDIETRGWELMLNWADNIGNVNYRVRGVLSDYRGKVLRYPNPTNLITSWYAGETMGNIWGYTTMGYFQADDEESKSADQSKISAANWTAGDIRYADLNNDGVIDWGNNTLGNTGDRRVIGNTTPRYAYSLIGEANWKGFDFYVFMQGVGKRDAWVGSNYFWGINGDEWQSSPFTVHRDRWSATNPNGYFPKFYMSGENGKNTQQQTKYLQNASYLRIKNVQLGYTLPGNLIRRINAQKVRMYVSLENLATFTSLVKTMDPELSIGDAKIYPLQRTYSLGLNVSF; encoded by the coding sequence ATGAAGATGACCGCTTTTTTGCTCCTTATCGGATTCTTACACGTCAGCGGCGAGGCATTGCCGCAGAATATCACGCTGGTCATGAACAAGGCGCCGCTGCGAAAGGTGTTCAAGGAAATCCGCAAGCAGAGCGGGCACCTGTTCCTGTACGACGACAAGCTGATCAACGCCGGCCAGAAAGCAGACGTATGGCTGAACAACGTTCCCCTGAAACAGGCGCTGGAGCAGATTTTTGAAAATACCGACCTCGAATTCGAGATCGTGGAAAAGAATATCGTGCTGCGCCGCCAGCCGCTGCCCGTACTCCGCTACTTCCCCGCGGCAGACACTTCCGTGGTACCCGAAGTGACCGGCAAGGTGACCGATGAAAAGGGCGAGCCCCTCATCGGCACCACCGTGATCGTGAAAGGATCGAAACAGGGCGGCGTGGCAGACGTGAACGGCGTGTTCCGGCTGCGCAACGTGCAGAAAGACGCGGTGCTGGAGTTCCGGTTTACCGGGTACGCCAACCGCGAAGTGAGGCTGGACGGGCGAAGCGCCCTTTCCATTACCATGGACATCGACAACAGTAAGCTGGAAGAAGTGGTGGTAGTGGGATACGGCGCCCAGAAGAAAGCGAACCTCACCGGCGCGGTAGACCAGGTGAGCGGGAAAGACATGGAAGACCGGCCCGTTACCCGCATCTCCCAGGCGCTCCAGGGCATGGTGGGCAACCTCAACATCACGTCCACCTCCGCCGGCGGCGCTCCCAACGCCACGCAAAACATCAACATCCGCGGCTACACGGGCATGGGCACCACCGGCGCCCCGCTCATCGTGGTAGACGGGGTTCCCGGAGGCGATATCAACGCCATCAACCCCAGCGATATCGAAAGCATTTCCATCATCAAAGACGCGGCTTCCGCAGCGATCTACGGCTCCAGCGCCCCTTATGGCGCATTGCTGATCACCACCAAGCAGGGCCGGAAAGGCGCAGCACCGAGGATCTCGTATAACAACAACCTCAGCTGGGCCACGCCCATCAACCTGCCCCAAATGCTCAATTCCCTCGAATTCGCGGAGCTCTATAACGAAGCCTTCACCAACGCCAACCGCGCCAAAGCCTTCGACGATGCCACCATCCAGCGGATCAAGGATTACCAGAACGGCACGCTGAAAGACGAGACCATCAAATCGCCCACCGCCAACAACTGGCAATCCTGGGGCGGCGGCAATGCCAACAACGACTGGTTCAAAATATATTTCAAAGACGCGGCTTTCAGCCAGCAGCATAACGTCGGCGTAACCGGCGGCGGCAACAAATCCACCTACTACATCGGCCTGGGTTACAACGACCGTGCAGGGATGTACAATTTCGGCGACGACAAATTCAAACGCTACAACGTTCGCGCCAATATGAGCAGCGAGCTTACCGACTGGATGGCCATCAACCTCAGAAGCTCCTTCACCCGCGAAGCTTTCAACTCGCCCAACACCTACGGCAACCGTACGGGCGGCAACTACATGCACCAGATCGGCCGGAAATGGCCCACAGTGCCGCTGATGAACCCCGACGGACAATACTCCGAAACCAGCGACGTGCTCCTGCACCTCAACGGCGGCCGGCTCAACCGCGTGAAAGACGGGACTTTCCTGACCGGAGAGTTCGTGTTCAACCTTGCCAAAGGATGGACGCTGACAACGAACTACACGTTCGACGGTTTCCGCCAGGGCGAAACGAACCATACCAAAACCGTGGTCCAATTCCTGCCCGACGGCACCACCAGCAATATCGGCGGTACATTCCCGAACGGTTTCTCCCGGTCAGACATCAACAACGAACACCACGTCCTGAACGCATACTCGAGCTATGAGCGCGCCATCGGGAAACATAACTTCAAAGTGCTGGGCGGTTATATCCGCGAACTGACGTCTTACACGACCTTCGGCGCCAGCAACAGCCAGCTGTATTCCGACAACATTCCCGCGCTGAACCTCGCTTACGGCGTGAGCCCGTCGATTTCCGATTTTGTGCGGAAACTCGCGGTGGAAGGGTTTTTCGGAAGGGCGAACTATTCTTATGACGATAAATACCTGCTGGAAGTGAACGGGCGGTACGACGGCGCTTCCCGCTTCCTGAAAGGTTTCCGCTGGAAGTTCTATCCCGGTGTTTCCGCCGGCTGGAACCTGCATAAGGAAAACTTCTGGCAGCCGCTTGCCAAAACGGTGAACTCCTTCAAGATCAGGGGCTCTTACGGCCAGCTGGGCGACCAGGCGTTTATCGACGACGCGATCGGCGCGCCCAACTATTACCCCTTCTATCCCAGCCTGGGCACCACCCGGCCCACCAGCACCAACTGGCTCTTCGGCGGCGCCCAGCAGGCGATGGTGTCGCAACCCGGGCTCGTGAACAACGACCTCACCTGGGTAACCACCACTTCCCTCAACCTCGGGATAGACGCGGCGTTTTTAGAGAACAGGCTGACGGCGACCTTCGATTGGTACATCCGGAAAGCGAACAATTTCGCAGGCCCCTCGCAAATCCTGCCGCAAGTGCTCGGTACCGGCGTGCCTTCGGCGAATAATACCGACATCGAAACGCGCGGATGGGAACTGATGCTCAACTGGGCCGATAACATCGGCAACGTAAACTACCGTGTTCGCGGCGTGCTGAGCGATTACCGCGGTAAAGTGCTGCGCTACCCCAATCCCACGAACCTCATCACCAGCTGGTATGCCGGCGAAACGATGGGCAACATCTGGGGATACACCACCATGGGCTATTTCCAGGCTGACGACGAAGAATCCAAAAGCGCCGACCAAAGCAAGATTTCCGCGGCGAACTGGACTGCCGGCGACATCCGCTATGCCGACCTGAACAACGACGGCGTTATCGACTGGGGAAACAATACGCTGGGCAACACGGGCGACCGTCGCGTAATCGGCAACACCACGCCCCGGTACGCGTACAGCCTCATCGGAGAAGCGAACTGGAAAGGGTTCGATTTTTATGTGTTCATGCAGGGTGTCGGTAAGCGCGATGCCTGGGTAGGTTCCAACTACTTCTGGGGGATTAACGGAGACGAATGGCAAAGCTCGCCCTTTACCGTGCACCGCGATCGCTGGTCGGCCACCAACCCTAATGGCTACTTCCCGAAATTCTACATGAGCGGTGAAAATGGGAAAAACACGCAGCAGCAGACGAAGTACCTGCAAAACGCTTCGTACCTGCGGATCAAGAACGTGCAGCTCGGTTACACCCTGCCGGGGAACCTCATCCGCCGCATCAACGCGCAGAAAGTACGGATGTACGTGAGCCTGGAAAACCTCGCCACCTTCACCAGCCTGGTGAAAACGATGGACCCCGAACTGTCTATCGGCGATGCCAAGATCTACCCGCTGCAGCGGACGTATTCCCTGGGTTTGAATGTTAGTTTCTAA
- a CDS encoding RagB/SusD family nutrient uptake outer membrane protein, with translation MQLKNIIGMMALSLAALTSCTKDFLERAPETSISEAEFWKSTNDMKLYVNNFYNNTSLLPHYGLGAFGTIGIYGLDADQGSDNMISMGVNGMLNGERTVPATSSDWNWGTVRNANYFLANYGKVQDSWDNVKPYVGEALFFRSMMYFNLMKNYGALPWIGTPLKLTDTTMLYGARLPRNQVADSILSDLDKAIAYLPSKTNAQASRVYREMAMAFQARVALYEGSWEKYHAGTPFGVTGSNGAKYFQKAADAAQAVMNSGLFTLDNVGATDGYWRLFNQSDYGSSKEIMFWRKFDVALGLHHNWHRYTTSGAGRGLTKNLVDAYLCTDGSPIALSTLYKGDDSINRVVTNRDPRLAQTMYVPDGKHIITSNQPAGAPNVIFEIPSFNQANEGKPSTGYQVYKGHNTDYNQQNAGNLGITAVIYFRYAEVLLNFAEAKAELGTLSQGDVDNTINKLRDRVGMPGLTLSAIAADPNWEFPALGPVINEVRRERRVELACEGFRRDDIFRWAAADELIVGKKPQGAKKDQWTTLVPANLLNSYPVNDQGYIELFKNIASMANGYKFRVDRDYLLPLPTNELTLNPKLGQNPGWPL, from the coding sequence ATGCAATTGAAAAATATCATCGGGATGATGGCCCTTTCGTTGGCGGCGCTGACGTCCTGCACGAAAGACTTCCTGGAGCGTGCGCCCGAAACGAGCATCAGCGAAGCGGAGTTCTGGAAAAGCACCAACGACATGAAGCTGTACGTCAACAACTTCTATAACAACACCTCGCTGCTGCCCCATTATGGTCTGGGCGCTTTCGGCACCATCGGCATTTATGGGCTGGACGCCGACCAGGGAAGCGATAACATGATCAGCATGGGCGTGAACGGCATGCTCAACGGCGAAAGGACCGTTCCCGCCACCAGCAGCGACTGGAACTGGGGTACCGTGCGCAACGCGAATTATTTCCTCGCTAACTACGGAAAGGTGCAAGACAGCTGGGACAACGTAAAACCCTACGTCGGCGAAGCCCTCTTCTTCCGCTCCATGATGTATTTCAACCTGATGAAAAATTACGGGGCGCTGCCCTGGATCGGTACGCCTTTGAAGCTGACCGATACCACCATGCTCTACGGCGCCCGCCTGCCGAGGAACCAGGTGGCGGATTCCATCCTCAGCGACCTGGACAAGGCGATCGCTTATCTGCCGTCTAAAACCAATGCGCAGGCATCCCGCGTGTACCGGGAAATGGCGATGGCTTTCCAGGCCAGGGTGGCGCTCTATGAAGGTTCCTGGGAGAAATACCACGCAGGAACGCCTTTCGGTGTCACCGGTTCCAACGGCGCAAAATATTTCCAGAAAGCCGCAGACGCCGCACAGGCGGTCATGAACAGCGGACTTTTCACGCTCGATAACGTGGGCGCCACAGACGGGTACTGGAGGCTTTTCAACCAGTCGGATTACGGCAGCAGCAAGGAAATCATGTTCTGGCGCAAATTCGACGTGGCGCTGGGGCTGCATCACAACTGGCACCGGTACACCACCAGCGGCGCCGGCCGCGGCCTGACGAAAAACCTGGTGGATGCATACCTCTGCACAGACGGTTCGCCGATCGCATTGAGCACCTTGTACAAGGGAGACGATTCCATCAACCGCGTTGTGACCAACCGCGATCCACGCCTGGCGCAAACGATGTACGTCCCCGACGGAAAGCATATCATTACGAGCAACCAGCCCGCCGGTGCGCCAAACGTGATCTTCGAGATCCCCTCGTTCAACCAGGCCAACGAAGGCAAGCCTTCCACCGGTTACCAGGTGTATAAAGGCCATAACACCGACTACAACCAGCAGAACGCCGGCAACCTCGGTATTACCGCCGTGATCTATTTCCGGTACGCGGAAGTGCTCCTCAACTTCGCGGAAGCCAAGGCCGAACTGGGGACCCTCAGCCAGGGAGACGTAGACAATACCATCAACAAGCTCCGCGACCGTGTGGGCATGCCCGGCCTGACCCTCAGCGCCATCGCTGCCGATCCCAACTGGGAATTCCCCGCCCTGGGGCCGGTCATCAACGAAGTTCGCCGCGAAAGAAGGGTGGAACTGGCCTGTGAAGGCTTCCGCCGCGACGATATCTTCCGCTGGGCGGCGGCCGACGAGCTGATCGTAGGTAAAAAGCCACAAGGCGCGAAAAAAGACCAGTGGACAACCCTCGTTCCGGCAAACCTGCTCAATTCCTATCCGGTAAACGATCAAGGATACATCGAGCTGTTCAAAAACATCGCGTCGATGGCCAATGGGTACAAGTTCCGGGTAGACCGAGATTACCTGTTGCCGTTGCCAACGAACGAACTGACGCTGAATCCCAAACTGGGCCAGAACCCGGGTTGGCCGCTGTAA
- the lpdA gene encoding dihydrolipoyl dehydrogenase, whose product MENNFDVIVIGSGPGGYTAAIRAAQLGSSCAIVEKYPVLGGTCTNVGCIPSKAMLDSSENFDIIQHKVAKQGIHVSGVDINFGEMTERNRHVVKQNNDGLVYLMKKNKIQAFYGTGSIGKGKKVTVKQADGKTVELTGKNIIIATGSKPSTLPGIKIDKERIITSTEALYLKEMPKTMTIIGGGVIGVEMASIFHRIGVKVTVLEYAKSLIPTMDGELGKELQKILAKSGIDIQTGCAVKGAVNNGKDVTTTYTDPSGKEATITSGYCLVAVGRRPYTEGLGLENTGVKTDERGRIETDAQLQTAEAGIYAIGDVVKGAMLAHKAEDEGVMVAEAIHGKKHHINYNCIPSVVYTWPEVAGVGYTEEQLKEKNIPFNKGKFPFMASGRARASDDTEGFSKVLTDPKYGEILGVHIIGARAADLIALGVSAMEFELTDIELGKISYAHPTFSETLKDAFLAASGRGAINF is encoded by the coding sequence ATGGAGAATAATTTCGATGTCATCGTCATCGGTTCCGGGCCGGGAGGCTATACGGCCGCCATCCGCGCCGCCCAATTGGGCAGCAGCTGCGCTATCGTAGAGAAGTACCCCGTGCTGGGGGGCACCTGCACCAACGTGGGCTGCATCCCTTCCAAAGCTATGCTCGACAGCTCCGAAAATTTCGATATCATCCAGCATAAAGTAGCCAAACAAGGCATACATGTGAGCGGCGTGGATATTAATTTCGGGGAGATGACGGAACGGAACCGGCATGTGGTGAAGCAAAACAACGATGGGCTCGTCTACCTCATGAAGAAAAACAAAATCCAGGCCTTCTACGGAACCGGCTCCATCGGCAAAGGCAAAAAAGTAACGGTAAAGCAGGCCGACGGGAAAACGGTGGAACTGACCGGCAAGAACATCATCATCGCCACCGGCTCCAAACCCTCCACCCTGCCAGGTATCAAGATCGATAAGGAGCGCATCATCACGTCTACCGAAGCATTGTACCTCAAGGAAATGCCGAAAACGATGACCATCATCGGCGGCGGTGTGATCGGGGTGGAAATGGCGTCTATCTTCCATCGCATCGGCGTGAAAGTGACGGTCCTCGAATACGCAAAAAGCCTCATCCCCACCATGGACGGCGAGCTGGGAAAGGAATTGCAGAAAATCCTCGCGAAATCGGGCATTGATATCCAAACGGGATGCGCCGTGAAAGGGGCCGTCAATAACGGGAAAGACGTAACCACCACCTATACCGACCCCTCCGGTAAAGAGGCCACTATTACCTCCGGATACTGCCTGGTAGCCGTAGGTCGCCGCCCCTACACCGAAGGCCTCGGCCTCGAAAATACGGGCGTCAAAACCGACGAGCGCGGCCGCATCGAAACAGACGCGCAACTGCAAACCGCCGAAGCCGGCATCTACGCCATCGGCGACGTTGTGAAAGGCGCCATGCTGGCCCATAAAGCGGAAGACGAGGGCGTGATGGTAGCCGAAGCCATCCACGGCAAAAAACATCACATCAATTACAACTGCATCCCCTCTGTCGTATATACCTGGCCGGAAGTGGCGGGCGTTGGCTACACCGAAGAGCAGCTCAAGGAAAAGAATATCCCCTTCAATAAGGGCAAATTCCCCTTCATGGCGAGCGGCAGGGCACGCGCTTCCGACGACACCGAAGGCTTCTCCAAAGTGCTGACCGATCCGAAATACGGCGAAATCCTCGGCGTCCACATCATCGGCGCCCGCGCCGCAGACCTCATCGCACTGGGCGTTTCCGCTATGGAATTCGAGCTCACCGATATCGAACTGGGCAAGATCTCCTACGCGCACCCCACCTTCTCCGAAACGCTCAAGGACGCTTTCCTGGCCGCTTCCGGAAGAGGCGCGATCAATTTCTGA
- a CDS encoding heme-binding domain-containing protein, with translation MIWKRIFIGLIIVLAVIQFFRPTRNQAATPSDNDINRKYTVPENVSAILQRSCYDCHSNTTVYPWYANVQPVAWWLDSHIRNGKKKLNFSEFLGYPLKRQDHKLEELIEMIDEREMPLKSYLLIHRTAKLSADQVKLLKDWANGLRTDIQAEMQQEIQAGI, from the coding sequence ATGATATGGAAGCGCATTTTCATTGGATTGATCATCGTACTGGCCGTTATCCAGTTCTTCCGGCCCACCAGGAACCAGGCGGCCACCCCGTCTGACAACGACATCAACCGGAAATACACCGTGCCGGAAAACGTGTCCGCCATCCTGCAGCGAAGCTGTTACGACTGCCATTCCAACACCACCGTCTACCCGTGGTATGCCAACGTGCAACCGGTAGCATGGTGGCTCGACAGCCATATCCGCAACGGAAAAAAGAAACTGAATTTCTCCGAATTCCTCGGGTATCCGCTCAAGCGGCAGGACCATAAGCTGGAAGAGCTGATTGAAATGATCGACGAACGGGAAATGCCCCTGAAATCATATTTACTGATCCACCGCACCGCGAAACTCTCGGCCGACCAGGTGAAACTCCTGAAAGACTGGGCAAACGGGTTGCGGACAGACATCCAGGCTGAAATGCAACAGGAAATTCAGGCCGGGATTTGA
- a CDS encoding mechanosensitive ion channel family protein: MENVLHQTWGGNSVASWITAFVIILVSFLAIRILRSIVLKKLLKWTAGTARTWDDFIIRLAGRTILPALYVLAVWFALQSLTLPDQLRGVFRVAFLASMTFFVLRGISALFRRFVFSYIKRQDNGETKEKQANGLILIVNFFIWTLGILSFISNLGYNVTTLIAGLGIGGIAIALAAQTILGDLFSYFVIFFDRPFEIGDFILVDDKLGLIEYIGIKTTRIRTLNGEQLVCSNTDLTNSRIHNYKRMERRRVVAQLRVTYQTSEEQLSHIPDMLREAVESQESVQFDRAHFAGFGESSLNFELVYYILSPDYVLFMDKQQAINLDIYGAFRKAGIQFAHPTQTLYLRQTAAPSLS, translated from the coding sequence ATGGAAAATGTATTACACCAGACATGGGGAGGCAATTCCGTTGCATCCTGGATCACCGCCTTTGTTATTATCCTCGTATCTTTTCTCGCTATCCGCATTTTGCGGTCGATCGTGCTGAAGAAACTCCTGAAATGGACCGCCGGCACCGCGCGCACCTGGGACGATTTCATCATCCGCCTCGCCGGCCGCACCATTCTGCCGGCTTTGTACGTGCTCGCCGTGTGGTTTGCACTGCAATCCCTCACTTTGCCAGATCAGCTGCGCGGCGTATTCCGCGTGGCTTTCCTCGCCTCGATGACATTTTTCGTGCTGCGCGGCATCAGCGCGCTGTTCCGCCGGTTCGTGTTCAGTTACATCAAACGGCAAGACAATGGCGAAACCAAGGAAAAGCAGGCCAACGGCCTCATTCTCATCGTCAACTTTTTCATCTGGACGCTCGGCATCCTGTCTTTCATCAGCAACCTCGGCTACAACGTTACCACGCTGATCGCGGGGCTGGGGATCGGCGGCATCGCCATTGCGCTGGCCGCGCAAACCATACTGGGCGACCTTTTCAGCTATTTCGTCATCTTTTTCGACCGGCCTTTCGAGATCGGGGATTTCATCCTGGTAGACGATAAGCTCGGCCTGATCGAATACATCGGTATTAAAACCACCCGCATCCGCACGTTGAACGGCGAACAGCTGGTGTGCTCCAATACCGACCTCACCAATTCGCGCATCCACAATTACAAAAGAATGGAAAGGAGAAGGGTTGTGGCGCAATTGCGGGTTACGTACCAAACTTCGGAGGAACAACTCTCTCACATCCCCGATATGCTCCGCGAAGCGGTGGAAAGCCAGGAAAGTGTGCAGTTCGACAGGGCGCATTTCGCGGGGTTCGGCGAATCGAGCCTCAATTTCGAGCTGGTGTATTACATCCTCAGCCCGGATTACGTCTTGTTTATGGACAAGCAGCAAGCCATCAATCTCGATATCTACGGCGCGTTCCGCAAAGCGGGCATCCAGTTCGCGCATCCCACGCAAACGTTGTATCTCCGGCAAACGGCCGCGCCATCGTTGTCGTGA
- a CDS encoding CHC2 zinc finger domain-containing protein, with amino-acid sequence MNDLLDKINIIEVIGEVVELKQRGSNFMGLCPFHNEKTPPFVVSPTRKIYKCFGCGKSGNAVDFLMEAKHLSRNDALRILECKIEIEPEPLEPLHIPEPSQIISELNSIESTLHASFNSVNSLLGFDKVILDYCIGQIEELEERIKSNEELRVTNMYYLPSTTLTSLRNIKSNQSFKFSYETITNQCLVLAVSYFTSSLKELFCQSLNICFLREKNLVKSDTELKFTLEELINVKSGKSNSIGELIVKKKGISFQDMQSTLREFQNYFDVSCPPEKLVHDIILAQASRHAIVHSLSIADEKFISQVNFAKKRTLLKEIELNSELKFAEADIMSIEESMLGFIHHLIEDISGKIN; translated from the coding sequence ATGAATGACCTACTTGATAAAATTAATATTATAGAAGTAATCGGTGAAGTTGTTGAACTAAAACAACGAGGAAGTAATTTCATGGGTTTATGCCCTTTCCATAATGAAAAAACTCCACCCTTTGTCGTTTCTCCAACCAGAAAAATTTACAAATGCTTTGGATGTGGGAAAAGTGGTAATGCGGTAGATTTTCTTATGGAAGCAAAGCATTTAAGCCGGAATGATGCATTAAGAATATTAGAATGTAAAATCGAAATTGAACCTGAACCGCTGGAACCGTTACACATCCCCGAACCATCTCAAATCATATCCGAATTAAATTCAATCGAAAGCACACTTCACGCCAGTTTTAACTCTGTTAATAGTTTATTGGGTTTTGACAAAGTTATTTTGGATTACTGTATAGGTCAGATTGAAGAATTAGAAGAACGGATCAAAAGTAATGAGGAACTTAGGGTAACCAACATGTATTATCTACCATCGACAACCTTAACGAGTTTACGCAATATAAAATCAAACCAGTCTTTTAAATTTTCGTACGAAACTATTACTAATCAATGCCTTGTACTTGCCGTATCTTACTTTACCTCTAGTCTAAAAGAGCTATTTTGCCAATCATTAAATATCTGCTTTCTACGCGAAAAAAACCTTGTTAAGTCGGATACAGAACTAAAATTTACATTAGAGGAACTGATAAATGTTAAGTCTGGAAAGTCTAACTCAATTGGGGAATTAATAGTGAAGAAAAAAGGAATAAGTTTTCAAGACATGCAAAGTACATTAAGGGAGTTTCAGAATTATTTTGACGTCTCATGTCCGCCCGAAAAACTTGTTCATGATATTATCCTAGCCCAGGCTTCACGACATGCCATAGTTCATTCTCTTTCAATAGCAGATGAAAAGTTTATTAGTCAAGTGAATTTTGCAAAAAAACGTACATTACTTAAAGAAATTGAACTGAATTCAGAACTCAAGTTTGCGGAAGCCGATATCATGTCCATAGAAGAAAGTATGCTAGGTTTCATCCACCATTTAATTGAAGACATTTCAGGTAAAATAAACTAA
- a CDS encoding GNAT family protein — MTDASIQKYLNDLNAGKKTGHIIKTPLCSNVDLAKIWIRLPAISNTVVAGEKSYSAYLIKDSPGKYIGAVIDMVDDLHWFITKTARKQGYLSEALREIVLPHIFKLRNEQKITIDKGDIGSENYASSLGVAKRLGFKVVSDTQATELILKKSDFKNGVLGDRELPGFSSDRLFELKAHLQFLSKSLSYIQDEVELSLGETRFIKKAEKLSKEISELKETLHDEWAEWSNRINQHKSK; from the coding sequence ATGACAGATGCTAGCATTCAAAAGTATCTTAACGATTTAAATGCGGGCAAGAAAACAGGGCATATCATTAAAACTCCATTGTGCTCAAATGTTGATTTGGCTAAGATTTGGATTCGTCTACCTGCGATCTCGAATACCGTCGTCGCAGGAGAAAAGTCGTATAGCGCATATTTGATAAAAGATAGCCCTGGCAAATATATTGGAGCTGTAATCGACATGGTAGACGATCTTCACTGGTTTATAACGAAAACCGCCAGAAAGCAGGGGTATCTTTCCGAGGCTCTGAGAGAAATTGTACTTCCGCATATTTTCAAATTGCGAAACGAACAAAAAATTACTATCGACAAAGGAGACATTGGGTCGGAGAACTATGCTTCGTCTCTTGGTGTGGCTAAAAGATTGGGATTTAAGGTGGTATCAGACACGCAAGCGACAGAACTAATACTAAAGAAAAGTGATTTCAAAAACGGAGTTTTGGGGGACCGAGAATTACCGGGATTCTCAAGTGACAGATTGTTTGAATTAAAAGCCCATCTTCAATTTCTATCTAAAAGTTTATCCTATATACAGGATGAAGTGGAATTAAGTTTAGGGGAGACTAGATTTATTAAGAAGGCGGAAAAGCTATCAAAGGAAATATCAGAATTAAAGGAAACTCTTCATGATGAATGGGCGGAATGGTCAAACAGAATTAACCAACATAAGAGTAAGTAA